A DNA window from Alligator mississippiensis isolate rAllMis1 chromosome 11, rAllMis1, whole genome shotgun sequence contains the following coding sequences:
- the MESD gene encoding LRP chaperone MESD isoform X1, whose amino-acid sequence MAAGARGARLGLGLLLVVLCGACGAAGPGSRPAKKKDVRDYNDADMARLLEQWEKDDDIEEGDLPEHRRPSTPVDFSKIDPGKPESILKLTKKGKTLMMFVTVSGNPTEKETEELTSLWQGSLFNANYDVQRFIVGANRAIFMLRDGSYAWEIKDFLVNQERCADVTLEGQVYPGKGAEESEKVKNKTKPEKTKKKKDAEKKSKPLEDNNRASKEREEL is encoded by the exons ATGGCGGCGGGCGCGCGCGGGGCccgcctgggcctgggcctgctgctggtggtgctgtGCGGGGCGTGCGGGGCGGCCGGCCCCGGGTCGCGGCCGGCCAAGAAGAAGGACGTGCGGGACTACAACGATGCGGACATGGCGCggctgctggagcagtgggag aaagatgATGACATTGAAGAGGGGGATCTCCCTGAACACAGAAGGCCCTCCACACCAGTTGATTTTTCAAAAATTGATCCAGGCAAGCCTGAGAGCATCCTGAAGCTGACCAAAAAGGGGAAGACTCTTATGATGTTTGTGACTGTGTCTGGAAACCCCACTGAAAAGGAGACAGAGGAACTGACTAGCTTATGGCAGGGCAGTCTCTTCAATGCAAACTATGATGTGCAAAG ATTTATTGTAGGTGCAAACCGTGCCATTTTTATGCTACGTGATGGGAGCTATGCCTGGGAGATCAAAGACTTTCTGGTGAATCAGGAGAGATGTGCAGATGTAACTCTGGAAGGGCAGGTTTACCCTGGTAAAGGAGCAGAAGAAAGtgaaaaagtaaaaaacaaaaccaaacctgaaaaaactaaaaagaaaaaagatgccgAGAAGAAATCTAAACCCCTTGAAGATAATAACCGAGCTagcaaagagagagaagagctatGA
- the MESD gene encoding LRP chaperone MESD isoform X2, which yields MDQIGVANNITDTCHVHVCSCSMYTARNAAWQLGEEEEEKDDDIEEGDLPEHRRPSTPVDFSKIDPGKPESILKLTKKGKTLMMFVTVSGNPTEKETEELTSLWQGSLFNANYDVQRFIVGANRAIFMLRDGSYAWEIKDFLVNQERCADVTLEGQVYPGKGAEESEKVKNKTKPEKTKKKKDAEKKSKPLEDNNRASKEREEL from the exons ATGGATCAGATCGGTGTAGCCAATAATATCACCGATacatgccacgtgcatgtgtgcagctgcagcatgtatacggccaggaatgcagcctggcagcttggagaagaggaggaagag aaagatgATGACATTGAAGAGGGGGATCTCCCTGAACACAGAAGGCCCTCCACACCAGTTGATTTTTCAAAAATTGATCCAGGCAAGCCTGAGAGCATCCTGAAGCTGACCAAAAAGGGGAAGACTCTTATGATGTTTGTGACTGTGTCTGGAAACCCCACTGAAAAGGAGACAGAGGAACTGACTAGCTTATGGCAGGGCAGTCTCTTCAATGCAAACTATGATGTGCAAAG ATTTATTGTAGGTGCAAACCGTGCCATTTTTATGCTACGTGATGGGAGCTATGCCTGGGAGATCAAAGACTTTCTGGTGAATCAGGAGAGATGTGCAGATGTAACTCTGGAAGGGCAGGTTTACCCTGGTAAAGGAGCAGAAGAAAGtgaaaaagtaaaaaacaaaaccaaacctgaaaaaactaaaaagaaaaaagatgccgAGAAGAAATCTAAACCCCTTGAAGATAATAACCGAGCTagcaaagagagagaagagctatGA